From the genome of Denticeps clupeoides chromosome 17, fDenClu1.1, whole genome shotgun sequence:
aaagagAAGTCCTTGGAATAGGGATGTCAGTTAGCTGTTTACATCAATGCATAGGTAACTTTTATTACGCATGTGATAGTTCATcagatttttctgtatttttaaagATGGCTACACATTTGAGTAGGTCAGATTCTTTACAGAACAATCATGCAATGTCATGCAATGGTTCTTATAGAAATTCCTATTTAACTGATTGATCAATGCACTTAACTAAAATAAATGCCTGAAGCATTCCAATGTCAATGTGCAGTGCAAAGAAGACATtagagggcactattttcaaatggTTTGATCACTTGTGTAAGGTCAATATTTTCCAATATTTCTATCACCCAAAACacatgtttttaaattttttttttttaaagagtttaCAATGTGAGGATCctcatgattgacagctctcatgtgcctacttcctcattctgcatGACTTAAACCAGTGCCCATCAGTACGTCACAAACTTTGTGCAAGACCAAAgtctgtgtttctttcttgctttatctttttatttatttaaatctcgAGGACATTCTTTGACATTGACCCACAACTAAGTCCCACACTTGGTACCAGTTCAAAGTAGTGCCCAGTGGAAAGGTTAAAACCACACAGCGACCTTCCTCAATCcttgaaaaaattatattttactaCCCAATCCATATGTGTGTTTTGACACATGTTttttacacccttatccagagcgacttacaatcaggttaagtgtcttgctcagggacacaattgtagtaagtggccCTTGGCCCTGATCAGAgctctttaaagtgaagtgattgtcattgtgatacacagcagcacagaacacggtgcacgcagtgaaatgtgtcctctgtatttaacccatcacccttagtgagcagtgggcagccatgacaggcgcccgaggagcagtgagtggggacggtgctttgctcagtggcacctcagtggcaccttggtggaccgggattcgaactggcaaccttctgattatggggccgcttacttaaccgctaggccatcataattattattatacgaaGACCAAGTTGAAAAGATGTGATATGTAATGTGCTTCTTGGAATGTGTAAGATGCAAGATTGCACCAGTTTAAAGTGCAATGCcatgtaaatttaaaaacagGCATATCCCCCTCCTTGTTCCTGAATAGTATTGATACATTTCTTAATCCTGGTAAATAACACACCTTTTTGCCAAACTGATTGGGCAGATAGCACAGATCTGGTACGTCTGTGTTTAATGTTCCAGTGGCAGCTGTGCCGGTCTGGAGTTTCATGGTGTCTATGTCGTCTTCTTAATTTCCTGGTTTTGTGTACAAGCACAGCCTCACTATGTCAAGTCTGCATTGGTTcattgtttgtatgtttttgtacCCTGTCTTGTATGATGTGCTTTTGTTCTGAATAAATCCCCTGTCCAGTGAAAGTTGGGCGAATGTATCTTTCTTCCCTGCTCTGTCCCTGCCACAATGACACTTAAACATGACTGACAGGAGGTTAGAATACTCCCTTACGGGACTTTCCCTGGCCAAGGAACCAGCCCACTGTGGGCTATGTACATAATTTTCTTGCAATACACTTACAGCCAAGTTAGAGAGAGCACCTAGCAAGGTGCTCACCAGAGCACCTAGCAAGAGAAAATGAAACCTCTGCACAGACAAACTTGAAGcccaaccttggaggtgtgaggccacagtACTACCCACTGCACAACGATGTCACTAATCACTGTAAATACTTCTGCCGCACAACACATGCAGAATTTTGACACAATACCTGAACTATTAATCTCTTGATTTACTTACAAATCTTACACCTGGATGGaatatattttctttgcatTTCGGTCAGTCATTCTCTGTGAGATAAAATGGTCTGTGTTACTCCACCTGTCCAATCAAACTTATCTACAAAATGGACAAAGTtcactgttaatgtccatcccACTCCTGCTCAAGTTTATGATCTCTTGTTCTTTCTTTGGCGGGAGTGGAACAGAACATCATGAAGCAGCTTGTGGCGTTTTTGGTGATTTTTTCAACATTATATGCTACTGAAGTTCAGTCTGCTGAGCCAGGTAAGAAACAATGGAAATGTTTATACTCTTATCCATTAATTGAATAATGAATAGTATAAAAAGCTGTAACAGAAGGAAACAGCTACTTTTGTTACAATGATCTTTTAAGACAAAACAATTTTGTTAAAATAGTTAAAGGATATATAACACAATGTGAAGGGTACtgaatatgtaattatttaaaactaGAATAAATCATTTGAGGTTCATTCTGAATATACAGAAAGACTTCTGTTGTAATGACGtggcatattaaatatttatgcattttgcaCTTTGAAGACAAAGATAGCCTTTGAACTTTTAATGGCTCCAGCACAGAGATTCAGGGGCGTTGGTAAAAATGGCACAATACAGGAAGTTACTTAAGGACATATCTTTTAAGGACATATCTCTTATTGTGCTTTAATGACCTTCAGTGgaattaatttctttaaataaagaacttctTAACCAGCCCATAGTAGTGCTCTTTCATCTTCTACTAGATAACCAGATAGATGCACTGTAAGATGGTAGTGGTGCATATTTATGTAATGCATAGATTAGATGTGCTGTACGTTTTTGACGATAATTCAAAGTGAGATCTGTAATTCATTACCAGGCATGTGGGTGTCAACCAGGAAAGGCCATGGTTTGGCaatttgtgtttgtatttgtatttatagcattttgtatttatgCTTTGAACAGTGTCTGGGTGCTTGGTTTGGCAGTGTCAGGCAGCACCCATGGTGGCCCATCtacagccagaaataaaaagacaatatTGCATCTATAAGCTCTTGTATGAGTCCAAACACTTAAATCTCGTTATTTTTTACTGGTTTCATGGAATAGAGTTTATGAATGTTTTATAGAATGAGATCACACTTTTGGTTTAGTTCAAAATTGCACTGAAAGTGAGTGAACAGAAAACAGGTAAGGGGAGTGGAGTTAGTGTTGTAAATTATGTTTACAGCAGCCATAAAAGCAAGGTGTGGGAGCCTCTGTACAGTAAACTGGTTGAAtattaaatgcacaaaatagCTCAGTGTGATTCGTTTCAGCACAGAAGGGAGGAAATGTGCTTCACTGTGCTTCCACCAGACAGTGagaagagagaaataaatattgttaaataGTGAAGCATAATGTCTGTTTAGAATTTGGATTGTACATAATTAGCCTATTCTGCATTCCAGATGAGAACATCTGCAACCTGCCCTATGATGAGGGTATAAACAATGATGGAGCTTTCCGCATCTACCTCTACTACAACAGGGACTCAGACAAGTGCCTGCCCTTCAAATACTATGGGAATGGTGGAAATGGAAACCGCTTCCTCTCTGAAAAGGATTGCATGAGAAACTGCTCTGTTAATGCTCAGATATTTTATCCTGTGCCTGGTAAGTGTACATTTGAAGTTAAGTGAGCCCCAGTTTATTGACAAGGCCAATCTGGATAAacagcaggggcagtggtggcctagcggttaaggaagcgaccccgtaatcaaaaggttgccggtttgaatctcgatccgtcaaggtgccactgagcacaagcacctgtcatggctgcccactgctcactcagggtgatgggttaaatgcagaggacaaatttcactgtgtgcactgtgtgctgtgctgctgtgtatcacatgtgacaatcacttcactttatttattattatattattaaacatGACATGACCAGACAGTAAACATTACATACACATTGTGTCAAGGATTATAATTACACATAAAGTTTTGGCAGGTCCACACCTTCAATTTGCCAACATGTTTGTCATGATGTATTCACTGTTGTGGCAATTATTGTCCCGGCAGGAAAGATTTCTAGGTAGAGAAGGAAGGGAGCATAAGGCTGGCTAGTCCTGTGTACACATTTATAATTGCAGGCTTATTGCAGATTgtcttgtttatttaaaagtgcCATGTTGTCATGTCTGCATGGATTGCATTTATGCAGAACGCATAATAAGATCCTGACGCATACTTggcaaaatatataatatatatataggctGCTAAAATATGACATAAACTCCACATACAAATTATGCCacaaatagatatttttttgtatcatATTCTATATTATTTTGTAGTGTAGATTTCCTTTTAACATTGGTGGAGATAGATGCAGTCCATTTGTCTTTGCATCTGTGCTAGATCCAGCTGCTGCAATCTTATCTCAAGATTATTGGTAGGGAAAATTCAATAATTGCTGGAAATTGGAGGTCACATGTCCACACCATCCGTGTTAGCTCTACACCCTTGCTTTAAGACAATTCTGCTACATTTTACTATCAAAAAATGCACTCTGAATCGTGTTGATGAAATTGCATGGACCATTTCTGCCACCATGTGGTGCAACTAGTGGAGTGTCCTGAACTACACACTAATTGTATAATATGCTTCAATAACCTCACAGATACATGTCAGTTTGAttataacaatttttttatgctCACAACAGACTCTGAAGCTTGCCACTTCAAAAAGGTCTCTGGAGAATGTTTCAGTCAGTACCTGCGCTATTATTATGATTCTGTTCATATGAAGTGTAAAAAATTCCTTTGGAGTGGATGTGTCGGCAACGGAAACCGATTTATGGATTATAACACTTGTAATGCTACATGCTCTGGTATCCATGGTGAGTTGGGTAGATGTTctaaaaaaatagtttgtttCAGCAAAGTACTTAATTGTGTGGGAAGCATTATTCATGGAGCACATTACTTCCACTAGATGCAGGagatgaggatgaagaagatgaaCCAGACACTCCGATTGGTGGGAAATGTTTTCTACATTTTCAGATAACTTGATTTTGGGATTATGTCATTTTTAAGTCCAGACTGTAAGCGTTAAAACCTTGTTCAAAAACCTAACTGTAGTATTTTTTGATAATTTCCCACAGCATTGATTGTAGGCGTGGTCTTGGGCATCACTGGAGCAATTATTCTCATAGTTGTAATTGTTGTGATAGTAAAGAAGTAAGTATTATACATCTATAACTATGTGAATTATGTAAAATTCAATCATTTTCATAGGTTTATTTTCATCTCCAGCATCTCTGTTCCTACTGTATTAAAAGTTGGACATTGCTGAATCAACAAATATAAATTCATACCATAACTTTTACCTCTGACTATTATTTACTATGCTGTTGCAggaaaaaatccaaaaaagaCCAGCCAAAGGGAAGGAAAGGAGCGGGCATTGAAGTACCTCTCAAGGACAGAGCAACTGAAATGTCATAGAAATTCAGCATTTGGGTTTCTTTAAATACTGATGATATGCAATAAACTTGAAAACCCTCATATGGACAAATGcctcaaaacttttttttattgacaatttttTATTAACCTTTTAATGATGGTCCTGGCTAAGACATTAGAGAAGAGAATTTCCACAAGACACTATTCAGCTGTTTTTGAAAACACGAAATGTTAGAAACATTCATGAAAAGCAAAGTTTGATTGACCAGGATCATGATAATGTCCACACTATTTGGTTTAACACATAATATGACTGTTGGACTGCATTGTGTTTCTCTtgttgcatgtatttgtgtattttcttaTTGTTCTGGTGTTTTCTAGTGTTTTCTAGATCagcaaatacataaaatgcTTGAAGAAACTACTTTTGTCTTAAATTTTTAAAATTTAGATATTTTATAAACTTTTAGTATTAGtcagttttaaaatgtaaatgtatgtgtgttgagtGAACAActgatgcataaataaataaaatggaaaaacaacaagaaaactgccatttttttttgcttcttttacTTCAAAATAGttacacattttaattagaggtgggcatagattaattgtcttaatctagattaatctcactgtaattgtcaggattgactgcagctgtgctcatcaccggtggccaatcctgacggtgcggaagggacgacattttagtggacctgagtgcacgtatgtgaatgtgtgttttgagttctggcaattgccacatgcctgcgggtttatttatgttctttattgaagttaaattgttttcggccaccgcgccattctttatttgtgtttattgtttgtttaataataaaaacacttcCCACTCTGCGCTTGCTTCCCCCGTAAATCCGTAGTCATGACAGAATGTCATCCCTCTcgacaaaagcgcagaggagaagaaatgccgcgaaggacgcagccctgcgcgacgaacgcggacgccaggggagagacacgCCGGccattctggtggagcgttttctccccgataaaccgtggtacgcggcgccgcgtgatggcGGCACCCCTGGGAAAAttcgcgaaacccggaagcgacaacatcggcgggtgagtgggcggagcgaagacgTTGGCGTCGACAGCTgcgaggatgcgacccccacgatcttcaccatgtcgagccaggaactctgcgctcttctggcaaggctccccgtggactgggacgacacggacgatgatGACGAAAGCACTGGAGACgtgagttgggctccgcccatcgcgccagtccgcgatcgtcgcgaggtccgtggggacccacgtcacttccaggggggtgagaagcgacaacggcggcgtccctccagcgaggaggtgggcaggctccagcccgagtactgcccatgggagttgatcgcaccctgggtccaggatgtccgcagggtggacgaccctcagagtcaccggtgggaggacacggatgacgtgagcgacaatgacgtggattttcgttggccGATCGGGGCCGGGATTGGTCCACCCAGTGCGcacgtccgagattgtcgcgacatttgtgaagacccacgtgacttccgagggtacgaggtcgacacggCCTACGACGAGGATGActccgattgggcagtcggtgccgggatggctccgcccatcgtgccagTCCAGGATCGTCgtgaggtccgtggaaacccacgtcactcccagaggtgcgacaacagtgaggaggaagacagcgatgcgggggtaagctggtggaacagggcgacaggaggtcgccagccagcaactgcactgccggaacagCCTcgcagggaagatgccctcgcAGCTCCGGTCGCCAacctgccttccctctgcccggacgttccccagctgaacggcagcgcatcaccagtgCCCCCGCCTGGAGAAGAcatccacccccctccacgccacacacccaccaccatctccagcgacgtgcccagccctgtgtgggacagcccaatggccccaggacccttcagtggggcagcagacacggatgagatcaccaccatcctcgcgtgtctgtctgggtcagcatggagctggggcgcagccctctggtagcagggagagacagacagaaggagttttcgggacttcctgcagagactgaggactgagtttgatcggccagcgcctgagccagggatcgaactctgcccctccaccacatccagtgccagtcaggatctggggcaagaagacccagcactggcgggcgacgagcaGGCCGTGCCTCccaagatcctggctgtgccccctgaggaggtcccggagtgcccagagagacgaccctctcttctgtctgtctctgtgtgtgtgtgtgtgtgtgtgtgtgtgcgtgcgtagcATTAGTGTCCGTAtgttgcccccacttcccctctttgtgtccaccagatggcgactcagcagcagagccgaaccccagcgatggagttcccaacctgactgcaccggtccaaggcgaggtggacgagccccatggtacccctaagtccagccagggggggtgctcccccaaagaattttttgggggggtgcagtttgggttgggggctcctcctgaggggagggtaggtggggaagcgacagAGCTGGATCCTCCGGtagcctccagaggggtggagcgccatagagccccctggtaggcatgaggacccagctgggacaggcaggaagagggcctgcttgtcccaacggatgcagaaggggctagctggatggtctggccatgccccccccttggcaccagtgagaggggctgcatggtcccagaaggcaccagcctggggtgcctggaacggtcgctGGAGGCTCCGGGGCTAcctccctgcacggtgcagggaAAGACGCAATCTGAAATGTACTCAGTTCAAAGAGGAACATTCCCTTGACTATGAGAGGGTGAAAtgaacacatatatatatatatatatatacacacacacacacacatacacacacacacacagtacaggccaaacgtttggacacacattctcattcaatgagttttctttattttcatgaccatttacgtggtatatagccaccctttgctctgattactgctttgcacactctttgcattctttcaatgagcttcaagaggtagtcacctgaaatggttttccaatggttttcaccctaaaccatctcgattgggttcaggtctggtgactgtggaggtcaggtcatctgccgcagcactcaatccctctccttcttggtcaaatagcccttacacagcctggaggtaaGTTTGTCTGGACACAGACTtacattccatatattcagtctTTCACTCCATATTTGGAATATACTAGATTATTGACAGatatatatgtgtctgtgtgtctgtcaatAATCAAGTGTGTatagagctgtgcgattcatgactcacccgggttaatcacccggatcctttaaatgactcatgagtcacgaatctgaggtctccattgaaccgaatccttcgagtcctaactacaccatgtctaaattgtaaactctatcacataaatacatcttataatcattaaaacatcaattactaccataaaagttacacaacttcctgtttcttTGCACGACCACACTTAAAAATGAGGTCTATCCTACAAACGTACCGCAAAGTTGAATCCTCCTAGTGGACTCCTTGTGTCAGTCAGAGCCGAAAATAGCCCTGCAGGCGAATCTGAATCGCTCACAGACGAATTAGCGCTCCTGTAGCACAGACCTGAGTCACGAGTGAATCCATCGGTTAACTTCCTTTACAGCctaatactgactcaagtgactcacgcacccggatcagagagcgggttagcgctcctggcggttaacttcctctacaaccggactcggatcagagagcgggttagcgccaatactgactcaagtgactcacgcacccgaACAGAGAGCGGGTAGCGGGTAGCTCCTGCAGCCGAATCTGAACCGCctagagagcgggttagcgctcctggcggttaacttcctcaACAGCCGGACTCCTGTAACCGAATCTGAACCGCTCAGAGAGCAGGTTAGCgccaatactgactcaagtgactcacacacccggatcagtttagtgagtgactcagagggagccgaatcctaaaaaggatccgagtattacagctctaagTGTGTATGTAGCAAAAGCTGGTCCTACATCAGCACAAATCGGTCCTAAACTGACAGGCGCGAACTCTGACGCCAACGCCTACGTATTCGTGACGTCACGTCCTCTATTGCTTTCCAAACAGAACGCGGATAAGCTCGACCTGAATTTCAGGAGGGACGTTGCTAATTTTACACTCTAGCTGGAACTGATGCTGATAGAAATGTGACGGAGCGAATATACCATCTAAAGAGTTGTTCAACGCAGAGTACAAAAAAATCGGACTATAAAGTGATAAAGTCTGCGCAGGCTCGTAATAGGTGAGTTAGCCGGCCAGCTAGCAGGAGCTCCAGTTGACTTAAGTCTGCGTATTTCGTAATTTTTCTCCCCGGGATCAGCTCTCCAGACAGTGGGCACTTTAAACCGGCACAAACGGCCCCGTCCATGGAGTGCCCGCACCTCATGACCAGCGTGTTCGCCGCTGTGGAGCCCGCCAGGTTCCCCAGCGGATCCCCGTCGTCGTGGTGCTGTAGCGGTGAGTCTGTTCTTTTTGGATACGTAGGGTCAGAAGTGAAATGCACCACGTTTCCCTCTGTTATCACATGAAACTCATTCTGAGTTGATGCCTCATGTTCTTAAACCTAACAAGGCTACAAGCAATGTTCAAGTTCACCCTGATCTTGACATTTTGTACGTAGAAGTGAACGATGTTATTCGGATGAACTGATGCAGGGTTGTCAAATCCAGGGGCCAAAGGTCAACGAAGCGCAACGAACAAGACAAACATTTATTGAACACGCTGAACATTTTTTCTAAATACATAAACTCAAGATTTATATgagttaattatttttttcttatgccATTTTGTCAGAGCTAATTGTTTAGGTTTGGGGTGTGTTCCTGCATTGTGGAGATGCTCAGGATGATGAGACTACTTCTGAGCTGTTTCGTTCATCTTCATCACTGAGAACGAGCTTCTCACTCAGACATGTGctaccaaacatgcagatggaGCTGGGAAACTCTTTCAGGAATGGAGCAAATAATCTGCAGGCCCTGTAGTGTTCCATTACACTGCAGCTCAACCAACTCCATCTGCAAAGGAGGAGGTTCCATATCAgtggcaaatgggttgtgaaacagctcaaaaatctttttttgtgcttttaagtCACCAGAGTGTAGTGAGCATTTGGTTGTGACTATTTGGTTCAACATTACTTGGCAGCAGGGAAATTGAGGCATGCTGTATGGCAAGGAAACTGAAGCACTTgaattatgggatctgtag
Proteins encoded in this window:
- the LOC114767232 gene encoding uncharacterized protein LOC114767232, with the protein product MSSLSTKAQRRRNAAKDAALRDERGRQGRDTPAILVERFLPDKPWYAAPRDGGTPGKIRETRKRQHRRVSGRSEDVGVDSCEDATPTIFTMSSQELCALLARLPVDWDDTDDDDESTGDVSWAPPIAPVRDRREVRGDPRHFQGGEKRQRRRPSRYEVDTAYDEDDSDWAVGAGMAPPIVPVQDRRESEPKIALQANLNRSQTN